The following are from one region of the Vitis riparia cultivar Riparia Gloire de Montpellier isolate 1030 chromosome 14, EGFV_Vit.rip_1.0, whole genome shotgun sequence genome:
- the LOC117931366 gene encoding cinnamoyl-CoA reductase-like SNL6, with amino-acid sequence MGFVRNDEIHRQELEDFRRMLLASAGAYKVNAHEHRGEEGTRAGKAKIGTTQDDEEEKLVCVTSGVSFLGLALVNKLLSRGYSVRVIVDSEGDVEKVEEMRRNNSNIWPVTAKLSEVESLEAAMEGCRGVFHTSGFVDPAGLTGYSKAMAGIEVKASENVMEACARTPSVKGCVLTSSLLACVWQGGSNADPSPIVDHDSWSDEAFCLDRKLWYAWGKLKAEKAAWRVAEEKGLRLSTICPALVTGPEFYRRNPTATLAYLKGAYEMYGSGLLATVDVTRLAEAHVVVFEAMSKASFGRYICFDSVVGGEAEAENLASETGMPLNRITGDGSSSFSTRFELSDGRLSGLMSRTSCYSESQE; translated from the exons ATGGGGTTTGTGAGGAACGATGAGATCCACCGCCAGGAGCTGGAGGACTTCCGCCGCATGTTGCTTGCAAGCGCCGGCGCCTACAAGGTCAACGCTCATGAGCATCGCGGAGAAGAAGGAACCAGAGCCGGCAAAGCCAAAATTGGAACCACACAAGACGATGAAGAAGAGAAGCTGGTCTGTGTCACCAGCGGTGTTTCCTTCCTGGGCCTCGCCCTCGTCAACAAGCTCCTGTCTCGTGGGTACTCTGTTCGAGTCATCGTCGACAGCGAAG GAGATGTGGAGAAAGTGGAGGAGATGAGAAGAAACAACAGTAACATCTGGCCGGTAACGGCGAAGCTAAGCGAAGTTGAAAGCTTAGAGGCGGCAATGGAGGGGTGTCGTGGCGTATTCCACACCTCTGGATTCGTTGACCCTGCTGGTCTTACGGGCTACTCT AAAGCCATGGCTGGAATAGAGGTGAAGGCGAGTGAGAATGTGATGGAGGCTTGTGCAAGGACACCCTCGGTTAAAGGCTGTGTGCTCACTTCATCGCTTTTGGCCTGCGTCTGGCAAGGTGGCTCCAATGCTGACCCCTCGCCCATCGTGGATCATGACTCCTGGAGTGATGAGGCTTTCTGCCTTGATAGAAAG CTGTGGTATGCATGGGGCAAACTGAAGGCAGAGAAAGCTGCATGGAGAGTAGCTGAGGAGAAGGGATTAAGGCTGAGCACTATCTGCCCTGCTCTAGTCACTGGTCCTGAATTTTACCGAAGAAATCCAACGGCAACATTAGCCTATCTCAAAG GGGCATACGAGATGTATGGAAGTGGCCTTTTGGCAACTGTTGATGTAACAAGATTAGCCGAGGCACATGTAGTTGTGTTTGAGGCAATGAGCAAGGCCTCGTTTGGAAGATACATTTGCTTTGACAGTGTCGTTGGGGGAGAAGCTGAGGCAGAAAATCTAGCATCAGAAACAGGGATGCCATTAAACCGGATAACCGGAGACGGGTCCTCGAGTTTTTCGACTAGGTTTGAGTTGTCAGATGGGAGGCTCTCTGGTCTAATGTCAAGAACAAGCTGTTATAGTGAAAGCCAGGAATGA
- the LOC117929644 gene encoding uncharacterized protein LOC117929644, producing MESFPVSVKKLSFDIKGNKTNVVICSYDDCFLVIATQIGGMGTILHARKEEGVSIHPTFNVSVLFGKRDEPMLVASARQLIEHISSSGSSRSLVLSLGLKDHSMETLRGIMSAVIENRVW from the exons ATGGAAAGCTTCCCTGTCTCCGTCAAGAAGCTCTCTTTTGATATTAAG GGGAACAAAACAAATGTAGTCATTTGCAGCTACGATGACTGTTTTCTT GTTATTGCAACTCAAATAGGAGGTATGGGAACAATACTGCATGCCAG GAAGGAAGAGGGGGTGTCGATCCATCCAACCTTCAATGTATCTGTATTATTTGGTAAACGAGATGAG CCAATGCTAGTGGCAAGTGCTCGTCAACTGATCGAACACATAAG TAGTTCAGGCTCATCAAGGTCGTTGGTGCTCTCTCTGGGTCTCAAAGACCATTCAATG GAGACATTGCGAGGAATCATGTCTGCTGTGATTGAGAATCGTGTATGGTAG